The genomic interval CCTGAGacctcatcctcctcctgccaAACACTTGTTACGAAGCTGCAGTGCCTTCTCCGTCCGTCTCAATCTCCCCGTTTAGAAACTTCGACTAACAGAGTTATCTGCACTGACAAACCACAGAGATAATATTTTTACACAACTCCAAACAAAGACGGCTTTATGTCCAGCCTGTGGGCATTTAAGCTACCGAGTGAAGTCCATGATGCTCGCCCTCTCCCACTCCCCAGCCGTCCCGCGGGGTGGGACGCCCTGGCAGATACGTCATTCACCCGCCAAGCAAGAATTTCCACCCTGGCTGTGCTGGCATGCCGACGTTTCCATTTAAGGCTGATTTGCAGGACAGGCTCTGGTCACGGGAGAGAGAGGGGCGTGTGTTTATCACCCAGGGACAGGCCTCCCAGCAGGCACCCACTCCTTATCGCTAGCAGCCCCGCTTATCCCTGTGGCTCTCTCTGAACCATGAGCCCCCCAAGAGCTGGGGAGCCTGCACCGCAACAGAAGCATCGGCGTAAATTAAGCACATTGAGAAGAAGAGGGGACCCACCGTGGTTTTGGGATACCAAATCCCCCCCAGCTtcctcagctctgctgcaagtggaaaataaaatgagTGCAAGGGTTTGAGCAGGACCGTGGTTTGCGTCCCGCTCCCTTGCCGCAGGGAGAAGGGAGATCGGAGCCCAAACTGCCCACAGAGGACAGCCATAATAAACGGCCGGCAGTCTGGGGAAGTCTAGTCTTATCGGCCGCGGCTAGTGGTTAACCTCGTGCGAGTTGGCTGCCTCTGTGGTGCTTGATGGTTCAGACCCTTGCAATATTTGTGTCCTGTCTAATGCGGCATCTGTTTGTTCATCGTCCATCTCTAAAAGAGATTGGGGGGGGGTGAAGGAGGCTCTAATCTCCCCTTCCAGAGCATCTTGCTTTTAACTGTGATCCTCAGCACATCCCAGGGAGGTGATGGGGTACATGcctatatatattatttttgaaCATCAGCATTCAGTTTTACCTTCAGCTTTTTGTTGCCTTTCATCTGGTTTTGTGCCTGGAAGGGATCTGAAGCAGCCCGATAATTTTGACCTTCCCTGCTCTGGATAAACAAATGATTTGTCTCATAAATAGCAGGTTCCTCtttaaaagagagaggaaaaggtcTTACGGGCAGTCGAGGCTGTGAACTTCGTGAGAGCAGAGCTCCACTCCCCACTGCACCACAGATCATTTCTTGGGCAAGCCTGGGCAAACTATTCAGTCCCtcggtgcctcagtttcccctctgcgGCAGAGGGATGCTCAGACTTCTGTCTTGACTCCCTTTGCCTGCCTTATCTTTGGGATCCGGAAGATGCTTAGGGCAAGTGGGTGGATTTCCTCATCCTTTCTCCCTTCACATTTCCTGATGCAGCTTCCCCGCCTCCGAGCATGCCGCCGCTGGGCAGGGGAAAGGGTTAAACTCTTCTCCTTACCCTGCCAACTCAGACGGCTCCTAAAAGCAAGGGGAAACTTTAAACAGCAAATGTAGAGTTGGAACTAAGATCtacccctctcccttcccccctcccttttgtCCCCTTGAACCAGGACTTAAAAGGAGCTCTGGGATGAGGGAGAGGGGTGAGGGTGTTGCAGACTGTGAGCTGCAGCCCAGGCTCCGTATCCAAACCAAGGCACCTGCCAGCTTTGAAACTGGAGCAGAAACTGGAGCAGAAACCTCTGGCTCGGCAGGCCTGTGGTTGAAATGATTGATATTGCCTAAAATCCAGCTTTCTGCTCAACCTTGGAGAGTCCCATCCCAGCTTAAATCTCCGTGGGGCGAAGCTAGGGCGTTACAAACTCCTAGAACAGCCTGCGGCCGCCCCACAGATGCCCGCTCTAGCAGCACAACTGCTCCGGCAGCAGCAAGACCCGCTGGCTTGGCAGGGCAGAGCCACctcctgctgaactgctgccCAGTGGGGCCAGTCTCATCCCCTGCCACGTGTAAGCCCTGAGACTCCATGAAGGGACCGAGTTGCTGTTGTCACATCCCCTTGCACAgctacaaaagcaaatgaaaaattgcCTTTGGGGGTTATACACTGAGGATGCCTTGCATCTTTTCCCCAAGTTTCTCAAAGCACATGGATGCATTCTTCAgccaatatatatttttagtatcTATCTTGTATCACAgttttttccacagctgaattTCCAGGAAGGAGTTTCTCCTGTGGCAGGGTCCTGCGGGAGCGGGATTAGACCATCACTTGGCTCTTTTATTGCCGAACATGTGACGCCGCGGTCTAACAGCCTCCAGCGCTGCAGGTTCAAGGCCAATTTTCTCAGGTGTATAAACACAGCCCCGTGCGGTTCCTTTGAACAAGACTCGTGGTCAGATGCCGCCATTCAGCTTCCTGGATACAGCGTTTGCTTTGCTGACTGTGGCCAAATTGTGCCCTCCTTAGCAGGGAAGAGCCAGGCTGTTTTTTGGCAGAAGGGTTGCCGGAGATCGCAGGCCCTCGGGTATGAATGGCTTCACAGTTAGAAAGCAACGTTATTTTGGGGCTAGCACTGAAAGGATTAATGTAAAATTTCAGCTTGACACAGAAAGCttggaagaagataaaaatagGCTCTTGCCTCTGCTGAGTCATCTCCTGATTTAAAATATGGACTGGGGTGTGTTTAAAGGCTGCTCTGAGACCTGCTGCCTTCATCTAGGtctggccaagggaagagagCCAAGATGGTGTTACCAAACCCTCTGAATGGACCATCGCTGGCTTTTATTTACCAATGTCAGTGCCCTTTCCTCACCAAGACACTGCGAGTCAGCCGGGCTGCATTAAGGAGCAACTCTGACGATGAATGTGAAATAACCTCAATGAAAACGAAACCAGCAGTCACCCGTGGTTGCAAGCAGCCTTGCCTGAGTGCACCGCAGCCCCAACAGGCTCTGGCACAGCTCAGCAGCCTCGGGAAACCCTCGTAATAAAAACACAGGGTAAAACAAGCTCCACGTCCTGTGTCTCTGAGGGCACAGCTTGGCTGATTTATCCCCGATTTCTGGAGAAACCGTGTGGGCACGGGGTGGCTCTTGTGTTCCAGCGGCTACAGGGTTAAGCCGATGACTGCACACCACTGGTCTGACTCAGAGCTCACCAGAGAAAAACTGACCAAAGCAATAAAGCAATCCTTCCCTCTGCGCCTCTCAGGGAAGCCAAAAACATCTGAGAAACCTGGAAAGTCCAAAGTCCCAGCACACGTGTTGGAGGCGTTAATGGTTCTGTCTCCATCACGCGAGGGCCGATTAACCACGGAGTGTGCCCATGAGGGACAGGGCACTCCAGTGCTGAGGTCCCAGACACAGCTCGATTCCCCCCTGCTCTGCAAGAAACAAGAAATATCACATATGGTGAATGCAGTGATACAGAAATACCCAGAACTTGGCAGCTCTGCTTAAGCAACAGCGTTTGGCTCCCCTTTTTTTAGTAGCATTGAGCTTTGCTCTGAAAACATCAGGCTTCGCACAAAGAAACTCCTATCTCTCGCTCCTCTCCTGCATCCCGACATTCACGTGATGCGAGGCTGTCACCCTTGGGGAACTGGGGAGAATGGCAATCACGCTgccacatgaaggaaaaaaagaaaagcagctgtgaaaagACAGGAAAGCCAATATCTGTGGATCTTAGCTGAGACTTGAGGCCTCACGAAGCAGCGCTGCCGCCAGGGCCCTCAGCCGCCCCGGCAAGGCCAGGTGTCGGCCCGCGCTGTTCTCAGGGTGCACTCGTGGGTCAGGGACGTCAGGCAGGCGCTTTAGCTATGCGGTTTCTCCCTCTTCAGATCTCCTCCAGCGTTAACAAgcaccagctgcctgcagcagtcaGAGGAGCCGGTGCTGGGACAATCCTGCTTGTCCCCGCGGTGCCACCAGCTCAGCCCCATGCGGTCTGTGGGGTTCGCGTGTGCGCAGCACGCCCTTTGCCATCAGCAATTGCACAATCCTGCCCGTGCAAACGGCTGTGCACTGTTACTGGAGGGATTTTTGCTAGGAAGGTATGGTGCAGTGCTGCAAGTGCCTGGGAGGACGGCGGATCTCCAGTCTTGCATGTTTGCAGCCATGGCTGACCTGGCTGAACCATCGCTTCTGTACGTGCCTGGCAGTGCCTGCACGCTGCACGCCCACCAGCAGCACGTGTGGGTCTCTGCACCACAAGAGCGACACAAATAAAGtgacaaaacacaaataaaacgaCAACAGCTTAGTTTTAACTCGGTCCCTCTATATTTGAAGACCCCGCAGGCCAAGCAGCTCCTTGCCACGTTAATCTTGTATGGTTCAAACCACGAAAAGTTGCTCCCCTTGGCATTTTCGCCAGGTGCCCGCTCGCTTTCACTGCTGTTTGTGTTTGGAAGGGGCAGGGGGCAAGGCTGACAAGCCCCAGTGTGGGGCCCAAGGTGGAGGCCCCCCAGAGCAGGCCCCCAGGGGCCTCAGCCTCCAGGCCTGACTCCAGCAAGGGGCAGGGGCCCCATTCTGCAGAATGACATCACCCCCGATGACATCACCACGTGATATCACGCACGTGGGAGGGCGGGGGTgtctgttgggggggggggggggcaggacgaGGCCTCGACCAGGCCCACTTAGCTGCCGCCATGCATGTCGGGAAGGCGGCGGCGCGCAGTGCGCAGGCGCAGGGCCGTACCACAgcgggcgaggggggggggggcggcgcggggcacgGGGCGGCCCACACAAaggcggccccgggggggggggggggggagagggaagtagTGCGCATGCGCTGTGTGTGTCTCCCCGGCAGCCAGGCGGGTCCCGGCCGGGCGGAGGCCGCGGCGGAGCCGGGGGCTCGCGTAGATGTGCAGCCCGGGGGGGGAGCCGCCTGGGCCGGCCCCGGCGGGGGACCTGCCGCCCGAGTGGGAGACGGACGACGAGCGTATGGCTTTCCTTTTCTCGGCCTTCAAGCAGAGCCGTGAGGTGAACAGCACCGAGTGGGACAGCAAGATGGCCTTCTGGGTCGGGTTGGTCCtggcccgcggccgccgccggggagcCGTGCGTACTTGCCTGCGAGACCTGCAGCACAGCTTCGAGCGGCGCGGCAGTCTCCCGCTCGGCCTCGGCACCGTCCTCCGGGAGCTCCTCAGGTACCGgtggctgtggtggtggtggtgggggcctGGGCCTGGCAGCCCTCCCGCTGCgggggctggagggcagggaagaaaggcctcggggggggtctctggggaggggggacgacGCTGAGGAGGGGTGGTCGCAGAAGGAGGGGGTGTAACGGAGATTTGTACCTATGGATGCGGGCAGGGAGAGCTCCATGTCGTGCCAGCCTGGAAGATGCTCGCTGTGTGCATGGCAGGGAGAGCAGTGCAGGGTGCTGGATAAATGGAGGGGTGCGAGGGGGAACACGAGGGAAGGCTTGGTGCTGTTCTTGGAAGGGGGGTCGTGCCTGCCTGCGCGAAGTGCTGGGAGTGTGGGAGAGCGTGAGGGGGTTTTGTTGCCGTGCCAGGGCTCGTAAAGGAGAGGAGAGAGCACACAGAGGTCCAAGGGAATACAGGGTTGTGTTGTGCGGGGGGAATTTGGGAGCCCTGTGCAAGGTAAAGGGTGGACGGGGAGTCAGGGCAGCTCACCCTGGGGCTTGCAGGAGGCGTGGGAGGGCAGTGGGCCGTGGGGAGTGCAGGAGATCCCAGGGGAATACTGTGCTGGGAGAGCTCGTAGGTGCAGGGGGAGCTTTGTGTTAAATCGGGTTATGTTCCCTGAAACAGTTGCTTTGATGACCCAGCTGCGAATGGTATGTAGTGGTGTACGGGCATGTGACGATGCGATGCACTGGTATTTGCAACCAAGTGTTTTGTGTTGCAAAACTAAAGCCTGGGACGGATACCCTTAAGAGACTCAAGAGCAGCAGGAGCTAGCGGAGTCTGTGTCTGTAACATAACAAATAAAATCTCTGAATCTGAGAAAAGCTACGTTTTCAATTTAACACGCAAATGAAGCATCCTGAACTGTGCAACTGTCCCCTCTAAAAAGTGACCCTCCCCGTGAATTCCCTTGTTTGATGCCTCATCAGTTTCAAGTCAGAAAACCTGGAGAAACTTGCCAAAGTGGAAAAATAGTAAACAAAAGACCCTGGTGTCCAGAGGAAGCTGGGGAGGAGTGGAGACCTCTGTGTAATTTCATACCCAGTAGTAACATGTTTAGCAAGAAACTAACTTTTAGTTAGAAAACACCACTAGGACTGTGGATGTACAAAGTGTAGAgcaatgtttcatttaaaaattctccATGCTGGCACTCCTGCTCACTGCCAGTGGAAGGGTTTAGGACTGACCGTATTCAGTTCTGCGTGCATGTCTTCTCTCTAGACGTGGCAAGCTGCAGAGGGAGTCAGACTTCATGGCCAGTGTAGACAGCAGCTGGATCTCCTGGGGTGTGGGAGTCTTCATTCTGAAGCCCCTGAAGTGGACTCTTTCCAGTGTGTTGGGTGACAGTAAAATacctgaggaggaggaagttcTGATTTATGTGGAGCTGCTTCAGGTGAGTGGTGTTGAGAGCTTTCTCAAGAATATGCATCTCCAGAAAAATCACAAGTCATTTTATGTGCTATCAAGGAAGGATCAGGGTTGAATAGACCTTCATTTGTACTCCTTAGGTGTTTAAAAGCCTGTAGAGAAATGGATGGAATAACTCAGGGATAAGAGGTAATTTATATCTACAGATGTTCCTTGAAACTAACATAGTGACTTCTCGCTGACTTCCAAGAAATGGGAGGGGTAGGCTTGCTTGCTTGTGTAGGAAGACAAGTAGTATGCTGTGAGACAGCTGTAAACCTCAGGTTTGAGCTTGTGCAAGTGTCGTATTGAGTATTGGCAGATTGAGTGCCATCCGTGTAGGGAGAAACGGGTGACGTAGAAGTTGCTGGCTGTCAGTCCAGTGGATCACTGAGCTGAGCTCGCATGTGTGTTATTAAAGGCTGCTTTCACTTCAAAGCCCGTGCTTTCAGCTTGCCTTTTCAGACGTGATTAGAACGGCCCTTGGATCCTGTCGAAGACCCTTTTCTTTGGCACATTGTTAGTGGTAGACCTGTGGGTTGCATTGTGAATTCATGTAACTCATTGTTGCTCAGTCTGACTTGGATGGTGTGGTGCTGATAGTTGAGACCTTGGGTCCTTCTCTGTGTTGCTGTGCGACTGTTAAAATTAGCACCAAGACTTGCTGCTGTTGCATGCAAGTGGCGTCTCAATGCCTGGGACTAGTAGAAATGCAAGAACTCTTTAGATGTGTTCCTTTCTTTGTAGTTAGTCCGATAGCAGATGGTGTCTTCCCTCTGCAGTGGGTATTCCACAGCCCTTTCAGAGGGTGTGTGcatgggagaggagagaaaccttttaaaaaggtGCCTGGAAAACCACAAGCCTTGATGTGGAATCTGGGGCTGGATGGAAAGAGTTGTTTCTATAGTCTTAAGTGGACCTTAACTCTCACTTGAAATGGggaagacttttctttttcctctgtctaCATACAAATGATGCAAAATGACTCCGTGAGCACAATTACAGTGTGgattaaagaaaagcttttattggGTTTaaacttggggtgggggggcaggggcatTTCAAGAAGGGCAGAGGAAGCCAGCTTGCTGCCTGTGTAGTTCTTATGTTGTTCCATAGCATTAGCACAGGGATTGTGAATAGTGTAGTTTTGGTTCTTGTGGAAAACCATACTGTTTTTCATTCCATTAATGgtgatatttttaaagcactgtaattgcttttgaaagtgaACATACAGCTCGTACTGAAAGTCTATCTGGCCCAAAATATGATGCATCTAACTTTTCACCTTCAGTGAGTGGGAGGAAGCAGGTGTGGACTTGGCAGCTGTTGTGAAAGAAGGAAGAGTGCTGTGTAAACTAATAAGACAGCTCTGTTGCTTCCTTTcaggagaaagcagaggaagTTTATCGCCTGTATCAGAACTCTGCACTTTCTTCTCACCCTGTTGTTGCCCTGTCAGAGCTGCGTTCCCTCTGTGCCAGTGTTTGTCCAGATGAAAGGACGTTCTACTTGTTGCTTCTCcagctgcaaaaggaaaagagggTCACGATCCTGGAACAGAATGGAGAGAAGGTACAGGGTAAAGGTGACTGCTTTTGGGTGGTATAATCCCTGTCTTGCATTTCACCTGGCTGGAAAGAATACTTTATTGGCTAAATATGGATGTTCtttgtttggaaaaggaaattCTATGTACTCCAACACCGTAACCTGGTTATAGATGAGATTAAATCCTCATTCTTGCATGACAAGTTCTTCAGACATTTGTAATACAGCTATGTAATTTAACAGCTAGAAAATCAGCAGATACTGTAGTTGTCTACCTGCAGGTTGACCGTTCCCAGCTACCCAAATTAAAATCATTCCATGCCACTGGAATCAGTGTTCCACTTTCTGTGAAAAGGTTTTCCTGTCTGTCAGTAGCTACAGAGATGCAGGCACACTCATCTCTAAGATGGCATGTTTCCCTGTAGTGTTCTGTGCTGTACAGTTCCGTACTGAAGTACTCAAAGTGTGACGTTGCCGTACACTGTTCAGAGCACCAGGACAGCTTTAAATCTTTAGGGTGTTCCATTATGGCTTCCTGTTTTCACACTGATGTTACTTGATCCTGTCTAGTTTAATATTGGACTATATGGTGAATGGTAAGTCCTCATCGATCTATTGCAAGGCTTAAACTGAGGGTATAAAAGCATCTTGCCCTTCCATCAGAGTGGAAGTATTTCTAGTGCAGGCACAGATTCTGGAGACAAGTGACTCGAGCATGTGGTTCTCTTTCTTTAGATAGTGAAGTTTGCTCGAGGTCTTCATGCCAAAGTCTCCCCGATGAATGATGTGGACATTGGAGTATATCAGTTGATGCAAAGCGAacagctgctgtcacagaagGTGGAGTCCCTTTCCCAGGAAGCAGAGAAGTAATTTGGGGAAGGGTGGTGGGAAGAACGTCTGTGTGATGTAGAACTTTGTATTCCCGTGACATAGTTAgaacaaagctgctgctttctgaaagtgCAGGTCACTCTTTCCTGTTCAGTAAATGTAGAAGCCACAGTCATGTGGTAGGGCAGGTTTTCAGTCTTTGTTTCCTATCTCCATGAAAACAGCATGCAGTGAATAGATGTCACAAGTTTTTGCAAAGATTTGGAATGCATTCAAGGACTACTGAGAAGCAACAGTGGCTTAAGGGTAGTTGTATCCAAAATGCATTGTTACATGGTCACCTGTGGAGTAGAGCAGGGTAGCGAGGATGGTTGCCGATTTGTGAAATAACTACTACTTGCAAAGGAataagctgcttttccttcttgcatCTGTACAGGTGTAAAGAGGATGCCCGGAGTGCTTGTAGAGCTGGGAAAAAGCAATTGGTAAGTACTGTTCTACTTGGGAGGAACTACAAGTTAGGTGTCTTGGAGCTGGTCCGTAACTGCAGATAATGACCAGGGTTAGCCACTGTATACTTGAACTTAGATGTGTTGAAGTGTTGTTTCTGAGGTCAAAGGTCTCCTTAAGGTGAAGATAAGAATGTGTTTGTCCAGTGAGATGTGCTGAAGAGAAGTGGAAATAGCTAGCTCTTAAAACCAGCTGTTGTATGTGTGCCTTGCTGCACAGGGATTGCTATTTTTTTTACACTTCCTTTGGCTGCTGCCTGGTTTGTGATCCAAGTCTGCATATGTAATGTCTCCAGGCGCTGAGATGTTTGAAATCCAAACGAAGGACGGAAAGGCGCATTGAAGAGCTTCATTCCAAGCTGGATGCAGTGCAGGGGATCTTGGATCGTATATATGCCTCCCAGACTGACCAGATGGTAGTGTGTTAATTTTGTCTTGTACTTCTCGTGTTAGCCCTGCTCTTCTCATTTGTGCTGCTTTACCTGCTTGTCAGAGCTCATGTCTGAGGGGTGTAAGCTGGCTGGCGAGACTTTATTCTCTGCTCTGATGTTGAGGTATTGTGCTGAATAAACCTGCTTGTGgctttattttctccttgtgtGCTAGTGTTCCTCTGAGGGTCCTGCTTGGATAACAGGTCTTGAGAGAAGCTTACGCTGCCTGTTGTTTGTTCTTGGTTAGCATTATGCATCTttctctcgcttttttttttttaaggtatttaatGCCTATCAGGCTGGTGTGGGAGCTCTGAAACTGTCTATGAAGGATGTTACTGTGGAGAAGGCAGAGAACCTGGTGGATCAGATACAAGAGGTATTGAAATAAGAGCACGTctaaataaataagcaagtaGTGTGTAGCTGTACACAGCAAGATTGCCCAGCTATTAATGCTGAGGCTTCTGGCGCTGTTTGGTTTCTATTCCATGTGTCACCAGAGCAAACTGACTTAATCTTGATCTTTTTAGATCAGCAAGCAGGGGTCTTCAGATAACTGGCTGTGTTTGGTTTTATGTATTGTTGGTTAGTAATCACAATTTACGTTAAATTTGTGCATTTCATGTGTTCTTTTGGTTAGCGATATTGTGCAAGCACACAACTTCCTTAGAAAAAGTTTAGCGAGATGTATTAAGAAATACAAGTCATAACTTTTGGAAGCTAGAATGCAACTACGTGCATAAAAACAGGGTCTTAAAACTGCCTAACCCGTAATCTTCTGCAATTCAGTAAGGGTAGGGAGACGAGTTTATTCTGAATGAATTGAAACTAAGAGAGTAATCTGTCTGCATAAGCTGgtgtgaaaaacagaaaaggattaCTTTTTTAGCAACTTCAGCTCCATGTACTTAAATGGTGGCTTCAACTACTGAGCTGAGGGGCTGTCTGTAAAATTTCATAGCTAAGATGTATTGgtctttagctttctttttttgttagcctACGCTGCAATATGGGCTTGTTACTTATGTGAAAAAAGCTGAAGTTAGggagatttttaaattaattttttttgtctgtgaaatTCTGGTTTAGGTTTGATTCTCAAACATGCTAATTGGTCTTGTAGCACTTACTAAATAATATTTTGTGTTACCGCTTTTGCTACTGAAAAAGCAGTCATGTTGCAAGTCTCTCTTTTTGCACTAGTACCTGCTGCCTTTAAgttaacttctgattttttttttgttatttctactTTTCACATAGGTGGCTACAGTAAGACATAAGATTAGCTTATATTCTGTATCAAATGCTGTGTATTTTTCCTCAGCTTTGTGATACTCAAGATGAAGTAGCCCAAACTCTGGCTGGAGTGGGGATCAATGGTCTaggtatgttttggggttttcatCCTTTGCTCATCTTCTCTTGCCACTGCCCTTTGTGCTtccatcccttccctgctccctccccacatATGTCTAGTCCTCCTTCCTGGGATGATAAGCACTTACTGAAATACCAAGGCTGTTGCTACTGGTGCCTTGAGAAGGGAGTGATGACTGACAAATTTTCTCTGACAGCGGGTTGCAGGGGAATTGGCATTTGTGCATCTGCAAATCCTTGCAGTCTCTAAGTGCTGGTGGATTTCAGTTCAGAGTTGTGTAACATTGATGTAAATCTATTTTTAGAgtggctgctgctttgtttcagaTCTTTTGCCTTTGGCCTGTGTGGTTCTGCAGCTTGTTTGTCtctgctgaaatgttttcttgccCTTAGATGCTTCAGCACAAAGGCTTGTAAAGGAATAGCTTCTCCCTGAGATCAGGACTAAATTTTCACCTTTTGAAGAAGCACAGCGAGTTCGTTGTTGTTATAAGTAATGATGGATGGGAGTAATAATACCTCTATTAAAATTGGACTTTAGTCTGTACTGCAGTTATGCTACTTAATTCTGCTTGGAactgaatgttttctttaatCAGCAGAGATGGACACAGAGGAACTTGAGAAGGAGCTGGACAGTCTCCTCCAGGACTCAACTAAGGAGCCTGTGGATCTGCCTCCTGTTCCCCAGAAGGTGTTGAATCCACCCATTTCTGATGCTGAGCTTGAAGCTGAGTTGGAAAAGCTCTCTGTTTCTGATGGAGGTAAGGATGTTAGCAAGTCATGTTAGCTAGCTGCTATTAGGATCTATGACAGCCTTGCAAATTGAAAGATGTCTAGCAGAACTAAAGTCTGAGCCAGAGTCTTTACCACTTCCAGTTATAAGGTTGAAAGCAAGCCCTCCTGGTATCCCTGCCAGGTGCTCAATGGCATTGTCTTTCACTACCAGACTCAGTCTTGAGAGAACTGCCCTCTTTGCTAGAAATTCTGCCTGGACTTTTTGCCATGGGGTATAGGAAAAGTTGAAGGCCCTATGAAGGAGCTAGTGCttggactaatttttttttttgggtcaTTGTTTAACAAAGCCAGGCAGTGTTTTTTGTACGTTATGTTAACAGTGGTAAAGTAGACCAGC from Accipiter gentilis chromosome 28, bAccGen1.1, whole genome shotgun sequence carries:
- the CHMP7 gene encoding charged multivesicular body protein 7 isoform X2; translation: MCSPGGEPPGPAPAGDLPPEWETDDERMAFLFSAFKQSREVNSTEWDSKMAFWVGLVLARGRRRGAVRTCLRDLQHSFERRGSLPLGLGTVLRELLRRGKLQRESDFMASVDSSWISWGVGVFILKPLKWTLSSVLGDSKIPEEEEVLIYVELLQEKAEEVYRLYQNSALSSHPVVALSELRSLCASVCPDERTFYLLLLQLQKEKRVTILEQNGEKIVKFARGLHAKVSPMNDVDIGVYQLMQSEQLLSQKVESLSQEAEKCKEDARSACRAGKKQLALRCLKSKRRTERRIEELHSKLDAVQGILDRIYASQTDQMVFNAYQAGVGALKLSMKDVTVEKAENLVDQIQELCDTQDEVAQTLAGVGINGLEMDTEELEKELDSLLQDSTKEPVDLPPVPQKVLNPPISDAELEAELEKLSVSDGDLAQKTPSASSEPKTALGLNL
- the CHMP7 gene encoding charged multivesicular body protein 7 isoform X1 — protein: MCSPGGEPPGPAPAGDLPPEWETDDERMAFLFSAFKQSREVNSTEWDSKMAFWVGLVLARGRRRGAVRTCLRDLQHSFERRGSLPLGLGTVLRELLRRGKLQRESDFMASVDSSWISWGVGVFILKPLKWTLSSVLGDSKIPEEEEVLIYVELLQEKAEEVYRLYQNSALSSHPVVALSELRSLCASVCPDERTFYLLLLQLQKEKRVTILEQNGEKIVKFARGLHAKVSPMNDVDIGVYQLMQSEQLLSQKVESLSQEAEKCKEDARSACRAGKKQLALRCLKSKRRTERRIEELHSKLDAVQGILDRIYASQTDQMVFNAYQAGVGALKLSMKDVTVEKAENLVDQIQELCDTQDEVAQTLAGVGINGLAEMDTEELEKELDSLLQDSTKEPVDLPPVPQKVLNPPISDAELEAELEKLSVSDGDLAQKTPSASSEPKTALGLNL